The DNA segment CTTCGGAAATCTATTTTGATAAACTATATGAAGAATTATATGAAGAACGTGAGCATCAGATTTCTCAAAACCGTACAGACCAGAAACTGACAGAGAAGGAGAGGGACATTTGGAGAAATAGGGATGCAAAGATAAAGACACCCTTTACGTTTGAATATACAGATGGTTGGAGTAATTTATGGGACTTTGCCTATACAATCAATTATCTGCTGCTGCTTATGCTTTCTATCTGTCTATCTAATGTATTTTCCGTGGAACATTTGAGGAAAACAGATGCGATTATTTTATGCAGCAAATACGGAAGAAAAGAATTGTATTTTGTAAAAATACTTGCGGGAATAACATTTGGTGTAACGACCGCACTTTTATTCTTTGGAGTTACTGCTGCCGCAAGTATATTAATCTATGGAGCAGATGGTTTCCATGCAGCAATTCAAATTGCATTTCCATTATGTTCATGGAATATAAGTGTTGGTGCATCTGTTGTAATTTTGCTGTTTCTATTGATAGCCGTAGCCATCCTATATAGTGCTGTAATTATGTTCTTATCAGAGATACTAAAAAACAGTGTGGCAGTTATGGCCATTCCTGTCGGTTTTATGATTTTAACAATGTTGATGGATGTGCCCTATCAATTTCGCAGTGCTTCGCAGATTTATGATTTGCTTCCAACAAATTTACTGGCAGCATGGGAACTATGGGATGATCGATTGGTTTCTATATTGGGATACTATGTAACCAATGTTCAAATTGCTCCGATCGTATATCTGCTTATTACTCTTTTGACCTTAGTAATTGGAAAAAGAATATATATGAAATATCAGGTTGGAGCAAGATAGAACTACTTGCTGCAGATGGAGGAGGCAGACAATTTCTTCGTGTATACATTGAAAATATTGCTTTTATTCTCTGCTTACAACATTCCTCCCACCACGTCAGCGCCCTCCAATTTGAGTAGTTTTACCTTTACATCAACCCCACCCGCATAGCCGGTTAAGCTGCCATCGGAACCGATAACCCGATGGCAGGGAATAATGATAGAGATGGGGTTGTGCCCGACGGCTCCACCAACCGCTCGGCTGGACATGCTTTCTTTGTTCATGATCGCTGCAATTTTTGCTGCAATCTCACCATAGGTGGTTACTTCTCCATAGGGGATTTCACACAGTATTTTCCATACGTCCTTGCGAAAATCACTGCCGCGAGGGGATAGAGGCAATTGAGAAATACCCGGTTGTTTCCCGGCGAAATATCGATCCAGCCAGTTTTTTACCATACCAAAAACCGGCAGGTCGTCTTTTTTCATCATTGTTTCGGGCATATTTTTACAGAAGTATTTTTGACCTTCTATCCACAAGCCAATGAGATTGTTGCCGTCACTTGCCAATGTAAGCAATCCTATGGGAGATTGATAAGTTGTAGAGTAGCACATAATGAAATCCTCCTATTTTGCTGTTAGTGAGTTCCAAAGATATATGTAGCCAATATGTTTCTTGCCCCCTTGTTTTAGAACATGAATTCATTATACCACATCAAACGTGAAATACTCGCCATATTCGGACACATATTTTTATTTTGACCATCAATAGAGACATGTGTTTGTGAAGTAGAAGTGAAGAATGAAACTACATTCCAAAATATACGGAAGGTATATAATTTTTTCCTTTCGCTCCAACAAATGAGAGCTTTCTAATTTCAGAACTATGATGACTTTTTTATCAAAAAACAGATAAAATCCAGATTGTCTCCATATAAAATCCAGATTCGTGTAGTATAGTTTGTTTGTAGCAATAAATTGGAAAGCGTAAGGGGATAAGCTTTCGGATGATTAATGTCATCTGGAAGTCCTATTGTACAAAGCGAAAAAGGGGCAATTATAATGAGAAAATTTCCAAAGGAATACCTTCTGTTTTATATACAGATGACATTCGTAGGTATTTTTTTGCTGGTTCTTTTGGCTTATAACATAGATATACATGAGGAAAATAAGATTGACAACTAAGCAATGGAAATAGATGTGCCTTTGGAACAGAACGTAGGTATAAAGCAAGAGTGAATGCAACAAGATATCCTTTGTCAGAACATGATACCAGAATGATTATCGATTCAGTTGGGGGATACATTGTCAAACGATGGAAAATCAATGAAAGGGTATGATGTGGTTCTTACCATCAAAGTGGAGAGAGTTTCAAGTTTTGTGTAAATGAAAAAAACTGATGTAAAATATGTTAGCAGTGACCCAAGGACAGAACCATTCATACAAGGTTTTGTCCTTGTCTGTATTATAACGCTGATTTTTTGCATGTCAATAAAACTGGTTAATTGAGACCAGTTTTATTAATAGCCAGCCAAGCGTTCTTCAAAGTAAATTTCTAGTTGAGAATGGATCACGCCCCAATCCTGCCGATGACCAGTCCATTTTTTGGTTATATCCATTGTGGCCAGATACAACATTTTCAACAAGCTGTCATCAGAGGGAAATATCGTCTTGCTTTTCGTGACTTTTCTTAGCTGCCGGTTGAAGCCTTCGATGGCATTCGTGGTGTAGATTAAGCGGCGGACTGGTTCCGGATATTTGAAGTAAGTAGACAGCGTTGCCCAATTATCTTTCCAAGACTTCGATATCTTAGGGTATTTACTTGCCCATTTATTTTCAAAATCCTCTAATGCTGACAATGCTACATCTTCTGTGGGGGCGGCATAAACCCTTTTTAAATCGGCCATAAGCACCTTGACATCTTTGTAGGAAACGAATCTGGTTGAATTGCGGATCTGATGAATCACACAGTGCTGCACTTCGGTTTTGGGAAACACCGCTTCGATTGCCTGGGGGAAGCCGGAAAGGCCATCTATACATGCGATTAAAATATCACACACACCACGATTTTTTAGTCCATTCATAATGGATAACCAAAACTTTGCACTTTCATTTTCACCAACGTACATCCCCAAAACATCTTTATGACCGCTCATATCAATTCCAATGGCGATGTAAACAGCACGCTTTACAATTCGGCCTTCGCTACGCACATGATAGTGAATGGCATCCATAAAAACAATGGCATAGACTTCTTCCAAAGGGCGTTCCTGCCATTCACGTACAATTGGCAGAATCTTATCTGTGATCCGACTGATTGTGCTATCGGAGATAGCAATGTCGTAAAGCTCACGCATATGACTTTCGATATCTCCAGTGGTCATGCCTTTTGCGTACATCGAGATAATTTTTTCCTCCATGTCTTGCGTAACGGTATTCTGATATTTTTTAATGACCTGAGGTTCAAAGTCCCCATTTCGGTCCCGAGGAATTGCCACATCCATATCTCCATAAGAAGTATGCATGGTTTTGGAAGAATGACCATTTCTGCTGTTGTCGGTATCCTTGTTTCGATAGTCATACTTTGAATAACCTAATTCTTCATCCAGCTCCTCGTCCAGCACACCTTCCAGTAAGACAGACATCATGTCCCTCATGACGGAATTGACGTCAGTACCATCCTTGACATGGACATCATTGTTTTTCAGATAGTCTTTCATCATTTCGCGCATGGCTTGTTTCTGTGGTGATTCATTTCGTGTTCTCTTTGGCATAGTAAAACCTCCAAACTGATGTGATTTTATCTTACAACAGTTTGAAGGTTTACACAATCTTTGAAGGTCTCCCTCAAAGTGCTGCTTCTTTATTTAATAAACTACTTAATTTCCTTTCTCTTAAACACACAACATCCTATACCAACAGCACCTATTCCCCAAAATAATGATATGCATATGGTCGTTATCAAGTGTGAAATATTTAATCCGGGATTCAGCGACCATCTCCACAAGTAAGGAGGATAGAATTTAAGTACAGCTCCCTTACTAATTTCATAAGCCGAAGATATATCCTCTGTAGTCAACATATTAGAAACAACTGCTGACATAATGTAACAACTTATAAACAGAAAAATAAAAGACATAATTAAAGTTTTCGTTGTGTCCTGAAAAGCAACTGAAAATACCAAGCAAAATGATACAATCGAAAATGCCAGAAAAAACGTAAAAATTATAGTTCTGAAAAAGTAACCAGCATCCCCGCATATAGCATGAACAAAGTTTTCTACTCCATACTTGAAACATCCTACTACTGCCGAAAAGCAAATCAAGAATCCAACTACTAAAAATGTTTTCAGACACTGTACTAAATAGATAGCAATTCTACTATATCCGCAAACAATTTTTAAATTTATTGTACGCTGCTTAAATTGCTCGCTAAAAAGATAAGCACTATAGCATCCCGTAATAATAATCAATGCTACACCAACGTCCGCCATTTGATTCATGAATACTCCCATTAAATTATTAGGCGTGTTTTGTACTATTGGCTCTAAAAGGTACTCAT comes from the Blautia liquoris genome and includes:
- a CDS encoding IS256 family transposase encodes the protein MREMMKDYLKNNDVHVKDGTDVNSVMRDMMSVLLEGVLDEELDEELGYSKYDYRNKDTDNSRNGHSSKTMHTSYGDMDVAIPRDRNGDFEPQVIKKYQNTVTQDMEEKIISMYAKGMTTGDIESHMRELYDIAISDSTISRITDKILPIVREWQERPLEEVYAIVFMDAIHYHVRSEGRIVKRAVYIAIGIDMSGHKDVLGMYVGENESAKFWLSIMNGLKNRGVCDILIACIDGLSGFPQAIEAVFPKTEVQHCVIHQIRNSTRFVSYKDVKVLMADLKRVYAAPTEDVALSALEDFENKWASKYPKISKSWKDNWATLSTYFKYPEPVRRLIYTTNAIEGFNRQLRKVTKSKTIFPSDDSLLKMLYLATMDITKKWTGHRQDWGVIHSQLEIYFEERLAGY
- a CDS encoding ABC transporter permease; this translates as MNEIGTLYVYELKKTFNRKIVWIVGGIMLLLCVFLSLSDLISNSTSYGAEEVSAYERMKINQENARDLSGTVIDHTLQQKVKESTTNVKPKSMQKYAPIYFYMLKIIGNDSMTSEIYFDKLYEELYEEREHQISQNRTDQKLTEKERDIWRNRDAKIKTPFTFEYTDGWSNLWDFAYTINYLLLLMLSICLSNVFSVEHLRKTDAIILCSKYGRKELYFVKILAGITFGVTTALLFFGVTAAASILIYGADGFHAAIQIAFPLCSWNISVGASVVILLFLLIAVAILYSAVIMFLSEILKNSVAVMAIPVGFMILTMLMDVPYQFRSASQIYDLLPTNLLAAWELWDDRLVSILGYYVTNVQIAPIVYLLITLLTLVIGKRIYMKYQVGAR
- a CDS encoding methylated-DNA--[protein]-cysteine S-methyltransferase encodes the protein MCYSTTYQSPIGLLTLASDGNNLIGLWIEGQKYFCKNMPETMMKKDDLPVFGMVKNWLDRYFAGKQPGISQLPLSPRGSDFRKDVWKILCEIPYGEVTTYGEIAAKIAAIMNKESMSSRAVGGAVGHNPISIIIPCHRVIGSDGSLTGYAGGVDVKVKLLKLEGADVVGGML